A single region of the Vicia villosa cultivar HV-30 ecotype Madison, WI linkage group LG4, Vvil1.0, whole genome shotgun sequence genome encodes:
- the LOC131597398 gene encoding uncharacterized protein LOC131597398, with amino-acid sequence MIISSLNIRGGGSSAKRRRIHHLILKGKPDIFLIQESKLASVSDSIAYSFWRNKDIGYSFLPSDGASGGLISLWNSDSIKVLCSFCGEGYLGLKVVWKEEYYYIANVYSSCHRGEKRVLWRKLLDLKSRFTDGEWVIAGDFNAVKNMNEGKGGSGRYRAREAREFSDFISLSNLIDVPNKGKKFTWFGGDGKARSRIDRFLVADNIVIKWGIVGQLVGDRDVSDHCPIWLIGNKSNWGPKPFKDNGEWFSNKEFLLFVKKRWKEIVVEGRGDFVLKEKLKLLKESLKWWNMKVFGKFDLAVEEGVRIMNEGDEMVVDVDGEEIVVGEDGLSRKRRAQSIFG; translated from the coding sequence ATGATCATAAGTTCTCTTAATATCAGAGGAGGAGGAAGCAGTGCTAAGAGGAGGAGGATTCATCACTTGATTTTGAAAGGTAAACCCGACATCTTTCTCATTCAAGAATCTAAACTGGCTTCTGTTTCAGATAGTATAGCCTATAGTTTTTGGAGGAATAAGGATATTGGGTACTCTTTTTTGCCGTCTGATGGAGCATCCGGTGGCTTGATTTCGTTGTGGAACTCTGATAGTATTAAGGTTCTGTGTAGTTTCTGTGGGGAAGGTTATTTGGGTTTGAAAGTTGTTTGGAAGGAGGAGTATTATTATATCGCAAATGTGTATTCTTCGTGTCATAGAGGGGAGAAGAGGGTGTTATGGAGGAAGCTGCTTGACTTAAAATCCAGATTCACAGATGGAGAGTGGGTGATAGCGGGAGACTTTAATGCTGTAAAGAATATGAACGAGGGGAAGGGAGGTTCCGGGAGGTATAGAGCTAGAGAAGCGAGGGAGTTTTCGGACTTTATTTCTTTGAGTAATTTAATTGATGTCCCTAATAAAGGTAAAAAGTTCACTTGGTTTGGAGGGGATGGGAAGGCGAGAAGTAGGATAGATAGATTTCTTGTGGCGgacaatattgtaatcaaatGGGGTATTGTTGGCCAATTGGTGGGTGATCGGGATGTGTCGGACCATTGTCCGATTTGGTTGATTGGTAATAAATCGAATTGGGGTCCAAAACCTTTTAAGGATAACGGAGAATGGTTTTCAAACAAGGAATTCTTACTGTTTGTGAAGAAAAGGTGGAAAGAAATTGTTGTTGAAGGAAGAGGTGACTTCGTCCTTAAAGAGAAGTTGAAATTGCTAAAGGAGAGTCTTAAGTGGTGGAATATGAAAGTGTTTGGTAAATTCGACTTGGCGGTGGAGGAAGGGGTGCGTATTATGAATGAGGGAGATGAGATGGTGGTTGATGTGGATGGTGAGGAGATTGTTGTGGGGGAGGATGGCTTGAGTAGAAAACGTAGAGCTCAAAGTATTTTTGGTTAA